In Thioclava sp. GXIMD2076, one DNA window encodes the following:
- a CDS encoding globin domain-containing protein yields the protein MLDQSTVAIVRESYALALSRRPCLMQDFYLFLLARHPDLEPLFPRSLARQADKFSGALQLLLSYANAPDDLSRALRRLGRDHQGYGARPEHYPAVVDALVETLAIQLGRDWTESYETAWRGLLGFVGAEMLAGAADAAA from the coding sequence GTGCTGGACCAGTCGACTGTTGCGATCGTGCGGGAAAGTTATGCGCTGGCGCTGTCGCGCAGGCCCTGCCTGATGCAGGATTTCTATTTGTTCCTGCTGGCGCGCCACCCCGATCTGGAGCCGCTCTTTCCCCGCTCGCTCGCAAGGCAGGCTGACAAGTTCTCGGGGGCGCTGCAGCTCCTGCTTTCCTATGCCAACGCGCCCGACGATCTGTCGCGGGCGCTGCGCCGGCTCGGGCGGGACCATCAGGGCTATGGGGCGCGGCCCGAGCATTATCCCGCGGTGGTCGATGCGCTGGTCGAGACATTGGCGATCCAGCTGGGCCGCGACTGGACTGAGTCATATGAAACAGCGTGGCGCGGACTTCTGGGATTTGTCGGTGCCGAGATGCTGGCAGGTGCGGCTGACGCGGCCGCCTGA
- a CDS encoding zinc-finger domain-containing protein gives MTATTQTETTPAVTAPDAPETEVVTSWKVCCDGGVGALGHPRVWLSIPHDTGFVECGYCDKKYVIDRAKAGH, from the coding sequence ATGACCGCCACCACCCAGACCGAAACGACCCCCGCTGTAACCGCTCCCGATGCGCCCGAAACCGAGGTCGTGACCTCTTGGAAAGTGTGCTGTGATGGCGGTGTGGGGGCCTTGGGCCATCCGCGTGTCTGGCTGTCGATCCCCCATGACACCGGCTTTGTCGAATGCGGCTATTGCGACAAGAAATATGTGATCGACCGCGCCAAAGCGGGACATTGA
- a CDS encoding ABC transporter ATP-binding protein codes for MAGSAIEIKGLRKTYAGSRHAAPKEALKGLDLDIPEGSIFGLLGPNGAGKSTTINILAGLVRKSAGSVKIWGFDQDENPRQSRAAIGVMPQEINMDPFFKPRDLLELQAGLYGVPKAERWTDEILELVGLADKAETYARSLSGGMKRRLLLAKALVHKPRILVLDEPTAGVDIELRNMLWRNVRKLNEQGMTIILTTHYLEEAQEMCDEIAIINHGELIVRDRTEALLAQMDAKTMLITPMNDAPDITLPQGVQLNRRADGLLAFDYNRHQTSANAILDAVRAANIEIADVKTTEADLEDVFLSLTSGR; via the coding sequence GTGGCAGGATCGGCAATCGAGATCAAAGGTTTACGCAAAACTTACGCGGGCTCGCGTCACGCCGCCCCGAAAGAGGCGCTGAAAGGGCTGGACCTCGATATCCCCGAAGGCTCGATCTTCGGCCTCCTCGGCCCCAACGGCGCGGGAAAATCGACCACGATCAATATCCTCGCAGGGCTTGTGCGCAAAAGCGCAGGTTCGGTGAAAATCTGGGGCTTCGATCAGGACGAGAACCCCCGCCAGTCGCGCGCGGCCATCGGGGTGATGCCGCAGGAAATCAACATGGACCCGTTCTTCAAACCGCGCGATCTGCTGGAATTACAGGCGGGGCTTTACGGTGTGCCCAAGGCCGAGCGCTGGACCGACGAAATCCTCGAACTGGTGGGCCTCGCAGATAAGGCCGAGACCTATGCCCGCAGCCTCTCGGGCGGGATGAAGCGCCGCCTGCTGCTGGCCAAGGCGCTGGTCCACAAGCCGCGGATTCTCGTTCTGGATGAGCCAACGGCGGGGGTGGATATCGAGCTGCGCAACATGCTCTGGCGCAATGTCCGCAAACTCAACGAGCAGGGGATGACGATCATCCTCACGACGCATTATCTGGAAGAGGCGCAGGAGATGTGCGACGAGATCGCCATCATCAATCATGGCGAGCTGATCGTGCGCGACAGGACCGAGGCGCTGCTGGCCCAGATGGATGCCAAGACCATGCTGATCACGCCGATGAATGATGCGCCCGACATTACCCTGCCGCAGGGTGTGCAGCTCAACCGTCGCGCCGACGGGCTGCTGGCGTTCGACTATAACCGCCACCAGACCTCGGCCAATGCCATTCTCGATGCGGTCCGCGCCGCCAATATCGAGATCGCCGATGTCAAAACCACCGAGGCCGATCTGGAAGACGTGTTCCTCTCCCTCACCTCGGGCCGCTAG
- a CDS encoding aspartate kinase, producing MASAPQYPAHTVEKIGGTSMSRVRELRDTLFIGTREGADIYGRVFVVSAFGGITNLLLEHKKTGERGVYARFADADNDHGWLEALDSVAQAMGEAHRKVLDHPADLGAADSFVRDRIDGARNCLIDLGRLCSYGHFRLSDHMLAMREMLSGLGEAHSAYVTALMLQRAGVNARFVDLSGWREEAEYDLEDRLKAGLAGVDLTSEMPIVTGYAQCVEGLMAEFDRGYSEVTFSRLAALTGAREAIIHKEFHLSSADPNLVGQEAVRKLGHTNYDVADQLSNMGMEAIHPKAAKALRQAEVPLRVTNAFEPEDPGTLIDDKPADTPAVEIITGLDILALELFEQDMVGVKGYDAAILEVLTRHDVRIISKASNANTITHYVDCSLKVARQVEKDLNRIYPSAKVSARPLAMASIIGRDLNGLSTLTRGLQAIAAAGHEALGATQGPRNVDVQFVLERPSLKPVIAALHGEFIAPCELQLKAA from the coding sequence ATGGCCAGTGCACCGCAATATCCCGCTCATACCGTCGAGAAGATCGGTGGCACGTCGATGAGCCGTGTGCGCGAACTGCGCGACACGTTGTTCATCGGCACACGCGAGGGCGCAGACATTTACGGGCGCGTCTTCGTGGTCTCGGCCTTCGGCGGCATCACCAACCTGCTTCTTGAGCACAAGAAGACCGGCGAGCGCGGGGTCTATGCCCGTTTCGCCGATGCCGATAACGATCACGGCTGGCTGGAAGCGCTGGATAGCGTGGCGCAGGCCATGGGAGAGGCGCATCGCAAGGTGCTCGACCATCCCGCCGATCTGGGCGCGGCTGACAGTTTCGTGCGTGACCGGATCGATGGTGCGCGCAACTGCCTGATCGATCTCGGAAGACTGTGCTCCTACGGGCATTTCCGTCTGTCGGACCATATGCTGGCCATGCGCGAGATGCTGTCGGGGCTGGGCGAGGCACATTCGGCCTATGTCACCGCGCTGATGTTGCAACGCGCGGGCGTGAACGCGCGCTTCGTGGACCTGTCGGGCTGGCGTGAAGAGGCGGAATACGATCTCGAGGACCGCCTGAAGGCGGGGCTCGCGGGCGTGGATCTGACCTCCGAGATGCCGATCGTCACGGGCTATGCCCAATGCGTCGAGGGGCTGATGGCCGAGTTCGACCGTGGCTATTCCGAAGTGACCTTCTCGCGCTTGGCGGCTCTGACCGGCGCGCGCGAGGCGATCATCCATAAGGAATTCCACCTGTCCTCGGCGGATCCCAACCTTGTGGGTCAGGAGGCCGTGCGCAAGCTGGGCCATACCAATTATGATGTGGCGGACCAGCTGTCGAATATGGGGATGGAGGCGATCCACCCCAAGGCGGCCAAGGCGCTGCGTCAGGCCGAGGTGCCTTTGCGCGTGACCAACGCCTTCGAGCCGGAGGATCCGGGCACGCTGATCGATGACAAACCGGCGGATACTCCAGCGGTCGAGATCATCACTGGCCTAGATATCCTCGCCCTCGAGTTGTTCGAGCAGGATATGGTGGGGGTGAAGGGCTATGATGCCGCGATCCTCGAGGTGCTGACGCGCCATGATGTGCGTATCATCTCCAAGGCGTCGAATGCCAATACGATTACCCATTATGTCGATTGTTCGCTGAAAGTGGCGCGGCAGGTGGAGAAGGACCTGAACCGGATCTACCCCTCGGCCAAGGTCTCGGCGCGGCCTCTGGCGATGGCCTCGATCATCGGGCGCGATCTGAACGGGCTCTCCACGCTGACACGCGGGCTGCAGGCGATTGCGGCGGCAGGCCATGAAGCGCTGGGCGCGACGCAGGGTCCGCGCAATGTGGATGTGCAGTTTGTGCTGGAGCGCCCGAGCCTGAAGCCGGTGATTGCGGCGCTGCATGGCGAGTTTATCGCGCCTTGCGAGCTGCAACTGAAAGCGGCCTGA
- a CDS encoding ectoine synthase: MIVRDFNELKHTDKNVGNERWTSVRMLLADDNMNFSFHITTLEAGSEHEFHYKHHFESVYCMSGTGRIIELDNGNKTHEIKPGVMYALNLHDRHRLIADEGADLVMACCFNPPVTGKEVHREDGSYAPADEMEKA, encoded by the coding sequence ATGATTGTACGCGATTTCAACGAACTGAAGCACACCGACAAGAACGTAGGCAACGAGCGCTGGACCTCGGTCCGCATGCTGCTGGCCGATGACAATATGAACTTCTCGTTCCATATCACCACGCTGGAAGCAGGCTCGGAACACGAGTTCCACTATAAGCACCATTTCGAGAGCGTTTATTGCATGTCCGGCACGGGGCGCATCATCGAGCTGGATAACGGCAACAAGACTCACGAGATCAAGCCGGGCGTGATGTATGCGCTCAACCTCCATGACCGTCACCGCCTGATCGCCGATGAAGGTGCGGATCTGGTCATGGCCTGCTGTTTCAATCCGCCGGTGACCGGCAAGGAAGTCCATCGTGAGGACGGCTCCTATGCGCCGGCCGACGAAATGGAGAAAGCGTAA
- the ectB gene encoding diaminobutyrate--2-oxoglutarate transaminase, with the protein MPFDKTNDRSIFTQRESDARSYCRGFDTVFTHARGSELFDADGKRYIDFLAGCSSLNYGHNDPDMKQALVDHLTGDKLGHALDFHTDTKGAFLEVFQDLILRARDMDHKLMFIGPTGANAVEAAMKIARKSTGRQNIIAFTNGFHGVTMGALAATGNGYHRGGAGMMPQGVTRMPFDNYADGVDSVALLDQMLSDASGGVDAPAAIMMETVQGEGGLNAASPEFVRGVEAVARKHGALFIVDDIQAGCGRTGTFFSFEEMGVTPDIVTMAKSVSGMGLPMALVLVRPEHDVMGPAEHNGTFRGNTHAFLTAKTAIEKFWADNAFQRQLADKAVVLTTALSEVAEMFDGAFLKGRGLMQGVDVGTGERASEICGLCFGKGLVIETSGNEDQVVKVLAPLTTPDAIFREGLDILIQSAREVKASEAAGQ; encoded by the coding sequence ATGCCGTTTGATAAAACAAACGATCGGTCGATCTTTACCCAACGCGAATCTGACGCCCGCTCCTATTGCCGTGGTTTCGATACCGTATTTACCCATGCCCGTGGCTCGGAGCTGTTCGATGCCGATGGCAAGCGCTACATCGATTTTCTGGCAGGCTGTTCCTCGCTGAATTACGGCCATAACGACCCCGATATGAAACAGGCGCTGGTCGATCACCTGACGGGTGACAAGCTGGGCCATGCACTCGATTTCCATACCGATACCAAGGGCGCATTCCTCGAGGTGTTCCAGGATCTGATCCTGCGTGCGCGCGATATGGACCACAAGCTGATGTTCATCGGCCCAACCGGCGCCAATGCCGTTGAAGCCGCAATGAAGATCGCGCGCAAATCGACGGGCCGCCAGAATATCATCGCCTTCACCAATGGCTTCCACGGCGTGACCATGGGCGCGCTGGCCGCGACCGGCAATGGCTACCACCGCGGCGGTGCCGGCATGATGCCGCAAGGCGTGACGCGTATGCCATTCGATAACTATGCCGATGGCGTGGATTCGGTGGCGCTTCTTGACCAGATGCTGTCGGATGCCTCGGGTGGGGTGGATGCGCCTGCCGCGATCATGATGGAAACCGTGCAGGGCGAGGGCGGTCTGAATGCCGCATCGCCGGAGTTCGTGCGCGGCGTCGAGGCCGTGGCCCGCAAACATGGCGCGCTGTTTATTGTTGATGATATTCAGGCAGGCTGTGGCCGCACCGGCACTTTCTTCTCCTTCGAGGAGATGGGCGTGACCCCCGATATTGTCACCATGGCGAAATCGGTCTCGGGCATGGGCTTGCCGATGGCGCTGGTTCTGGTGCGTCCCGAGCATGACGTGATGGGCCCTGCCGAGCACAACGGCACCTTCCGCGGCAATACCCATGCCTTCCTGACCGCGAAAACCGCGATCGAGAAGTTCTGGGCCGATAACGCCTTCCAGCGCCAGCTGGCCGATAAGGCCGTGGTGCTGACCACCGCGCTGTCCGAAGTTGCCGAGATGTTCGACGGTGCCTTCCTGAAGGGCCGTGGCCTGATGCAGGGTGTGGATGTCGGAACCGGCGAACGCGCCTCCGAGATCTGCGGCCTCTGCTTCGGGAAGGGCCTCGTGATCGAGACCTCGGGCAACGAGGATCAGGTAGTCAAGGTGCTGGCACCGCTGACCACACCGGATGCGATTTTCCGCGAAGGTCTGGACATCCTGATCCAGTCGGCCCGTGAAGTGAAAGCATCCGAGGCCGCTGGCCAATAA
- the ectA gene encoding diaminobutyrate acetyltransferase has product MKQPKLTFRKPSAEDGSEIWSLISRCKPLDENSMYCNLLQCDHFRDTCVLVEKDGAPMGWVSGYITPSAPDTFFVWQVAVAPEARGLGLGKRMLSHLLDRPEAAQCTRLQTTITKSNEASWGLFRSFARSAGGELTSKAHFTEDDHFDGHAATEHMVTITFEEEAKVAA; this is encoded by the coding sequence ATGAAACAGCCCAAGCTTACATTCCGGAAGCCGTCCGCCGAGGACGGATCAGAAATCTGGTCGCTTATCTCGCGCTGCAAGCCGCTCGACGAGAATTCGATGTATTGCAACTTGCTGCAATGCGACCATTTCCGCGACACCTGCGTGCTGGTCGAGAAAGACGGCGCGCCTATGGGCTGGGTCTCGGGCTACATCACCCCTTCGGCACCCGATACATTCTTCGTCTGGCAGGTTGCTGTGGCGCCCGAAGCGCGTGGTCTGGGGCTGGGCAAGCGTATGCTGTCCCATCTGCTCGACCGTCCCGAAGCGGCGCAGTGCACACGCCTGCAAACGACGATCACCAAATCGAACGAGGCCTCATGGGGCCTGTTCAGGTCCTTCGCCCGCTCGGCTGGCGGCGAGCTGACCTCCAAGGCACATTTCACTGAAGACGATCATTTCGACGGCCATGCGGCCACCGAGCATATGGTCACCATTACTTTCGAGGAAGAGGCAAAAGTGGCGGCCTAA
- a CDS encoding MarR family transcriptional regulator, translating to MSSDRTDMSLIALRRILRATELFGRDLAKSAGLTPVQFRVLQVVAEKGWSTAKTISMRMGVSQATITSLVDKLVDKGMVKRQRSEIDRRQTDIVITEAGHHALDEAPDALQQRFVKKFEGLQDWEQAQLVASLERVAAMLDANAMDASPVLHSGDIMPRQ from the coding sequence ATGAGCAGCGACCGTACCGATATGAGTCTTATTGCCCTGCGCCGTATCCTGCGCGCGACCGAACTGTTTGGCCGGGATCTGGCCAAATCTGCCGGGCTGACGCCCGTGCAATTCCGCGTGCTGCAAGTCGTGGCGGAAAAGGGCTGGTCGACCGCCAAGACCATCTCGATGCGCATGGGGGTCAGTCAGGCCACCATCACCTCGCTCGTCGACAAGCTGGTCGACAAGGGAATGGTCAAACGCCAGCGTTCGGAAATCGACCGCCGCCAGACCGATATCGTCATCACCGAGGCCGGTCATCATGCGCTCGACGAGGCCCCCGACGCCCTGCAGCAGCGCTTCGTGAAGAAATTCGAGGGTCTGCAGGACTGGGAACAGGCACAGCTCGTAGCCTCGCTGGAACGGGTCGCCGCGATGCTCGATGCCAATGCGATGGATGCCTCTCCGGTGCTGCATTCGGGCGATATAATGCCGCGACAATAA
- a CDS encoding M24 family metallopeptidase: protein MPIENAPFSLPEYQRRIALVRQSMAERGLDVLFVTNPSNQFWLTGYDGWSFYTHQGVILTMEGDPIWWGRMMDANGAKRTVWMSDDQIRWYADRMVQSDTVHPMEDLASHLRILGHGQARIGVEMETYFYTARAHAVLAEGLPEATLVDASVLVNWQRLIKSDEELRFMRRAARISELVITRAVELIEPGYHKHDLVGELYKTAVQGEDDSWGDYPAIVPMLPSGADASAPHLTWNGEAFQKDQMTFVEQSGCYRRYHAPLCRSVYLGKPPQHMLDAAEALTAGLNAGIEVARPGNRACDIARALDTELLKVGIERPARCGYAVGCSYPPDWGEHTVSLRAMDETVLQPGMTFHFMPGLWMDDWGMETTETILIREDGPAEPLCNIERKLFVKD from the coding sequence ATGCCCATCGAGAATGCCCCCTTCAGCCTGCCCGAATATCAACGCCGGATCGCGCTGGTGCGCCAATCCATGGCCGAGCGCGGGCTGGATGTGCTGTTTGTCACCAACCCTTCCAACCAGTTCTGGCTGACAGGTTATGACGGCTGGTCCTTCTACACCCATCAGGGCGTGATCCTGACAATGGAAGGCGACCCGATCTGGTGGGGCCGGATGATGGATGCCAATGGTGCCAAGCGCACCGTGTGGATGAGTGACGACCAGATCCGCTGGTATGCCGACCGCATGGTTCAATCCGACACCGTGCATCCGATGGAAGATCTCGCCTCCCATCTGCGTATCCTTGGCCATGGTCAGGCGCGAATCGGGGTGGAGATGGAGACTTATTTCTACACCGCCCGCGCCCATGCCGTGCTGGCCGAGGGGCTGCCCGAGGCCACGCTGGTGGATGCCTCGGTGCTGGTGAACTGGCAGCGGCTGATCAAATCCGACGAGGAGCTGCGCTTCATGCGCCGTGCCGCGCGGATCTCGGAACTGGTGATCACCCGCGCGGTCGAGCTGATCGAGCCGGGCTATCACAAGCATGATCTGGTGGGCGAGCTGTACAAGACCGCCGTGCAGGGCGAGGATGACAGCTGGGGCGATTATCCCGCCATCGTGCCGATGCTGCCATCCGGCGCGGATGCCTCGGCCCCGCATCTGACATGGAATGGCGAGGCGTTCCAGAAAGACCAGATGACCTTTGTCGAGCAATCGGGTTGCTACCGGCGTTATCATGCGCCGCTCTGCCGCTCGGTTTACCTGGGCAAGCCGCCGCAACATATGCTGGATGCCGCCGAGGCGCTGACCGCGGGGCTGAATGCCGGCATCGAGGTCGCCCGCCCCGGCAACCGTGCCTGCGACATCGCCCGCGCCCTCGATACCGAATTGCTGAAAGTGGGCATCGAGCGCCCTGCCCGCTGCGGCTATGCGGTGGGCTGCTCCTACCCGCCGGATTGGGGCGAGCATACCGTCTCGCTGCGCGCGATGGACGAGACCGTGCTGCAACCGGGGATGACCTTCCACTTCATGCCGGGGCTCTGGATGGACGATTGGGGGATGGAAACCACTGAAACCATCCTCATCCGCGAGGATGGCCCCGCCGAGCCTTTGTGCAATATCGAGCGCAAGCTCTTCGTGAAGGACTGA
- the argE gene encoding acetylornithine deacetylase: MSDLQRAKAILGDLIGFASISSESNLDIIGYCARHLEAAGARVEVLRDPMGRKANLWATLGPEGDGGLVLSGHSDVVPVANQNWSSDPFVMREEDGKLFGRGACDMKGFIACCLAKAEELAMIAHHQPIHFAFTHDEEIGCFGARALTEVLAQRGLRPRLCVIGEPTEMQVIEGNKGCCEYSVTFSGLEGHSSAPERGVNAVEYAARYIGRLLDLRSDLVARAPDGSRFDPPWTTLNVGRLEGGVAHNVIANHAVLDWEFRPVSMEDMSFVKTEVAGYVETLLGEMRRTHPNASITTETIGEVAGLEPMPENAARDLVFGLTGRNEASCVPFSTEAGLFQALGTDVVICGPGSIAQAHKPDEFVSLDQMQTCLSMFDRLISDRS; encoded by the coding sequence ATGTCGGACCTCCAGCGTGCGAAGGCGATTCTGGGCGACCTGATCGGCTTTGCCAGCATCTCGTCGGAGAGCAATCTCGATATTATCGGCTATTGCGCCCGTCACTTGGAGGCGGCAGGCGCGCGGGTCGAGGTCTTGCGTGATCCGATGGGCAGGAAGGCCAATCTCTGGGCCACGTTGGGGCCGGAGGGCGATGGCGGGCTGGTGCTGTCGGGGCATTCCGATGTGGTGCCGGTGGCAAACCAGAACTGGAGCTCGGACCCGTTTGTGATGCGCGAGGAGGACGGCAAGCTCTTTGGCCGTGGCGCCTGCGACATGAAGGGCTTTATCGCCTGCTGTCTGGCCAAGGCCGAGGAGCTGGCGATGATAGCCCATCATCAGCCGATCCATTTCGCCTTCACCCATGACGAGGAGATCGGTTGCTTCGGTGCCCGCGCCCTGACCGAGGTTCTGGCCCAGCGCGGGCTGCGGCCCCGCCTATGCGTGATCGGCGAACCCACCGAGATGCAGGTAATCGAAGGCAACAAGGGCTGTTGTGAGTATAGCGTGACCTTCTCGGGGCTCGAGGGCCATAGCTCGGCCCCCGAGCGCGGGGTGAATGCGGTGGAATATGCCGCGCGCTATATCGGGCGACTCCTCGACCTGCGCAGCGATCTGGTCGCCCGCGCGCCCGACGGATCGCGGTTCGACCCGCCCTGGACCACGCTGAATGTCGGACGGCTCGAAGGGGGCGTCGCGCATAATGTGATTGCCAATCATGCAGTTCTCGATTGGGAATTCCGGCCCGTGAGCATGGAGGATATGAGCTTCGTGAAAACGGAAGTTGCCGGCTATGTCGAAACCCTGCTGGGCGAGATGCGCCGGACGCATCCCAACGCCTCGATCACCACCGAAACCATCGGCGAGGTCGCGGGACTGGAACCGATGCCCGAGAATGCCGCGCGCGATCTGGTCTTCGGCCTGACAGGGCGTAACGAGGCGTCCTGTGTGCCCTTCTCGACCGAGGCGGGGCTGTTTCAAGCGCTGGGCACCGATGTTGTGATCTGCGGGCCAGGATCCATTGCGCAAGCGCACAAGCCTGACGAATTTGTCAGCCTTGACCAGATGCAAACCTGCCTGAGCATGTTCGATCGGCTGATATCCGACCGTTCATAG
- a CDS encoding entericidin, EcnA/B family — protein MTKLLIPAFILASLGVSACSTVHGFGQDVTTAGHVVQRESIEAAQ, from the coding sequence ATGACCAAACTACTTATCCCCGCCTTTATTCTGGCCTCGCTTGGCGTATCCGCCTGCTCGACCGTGCATGGCTTCGGGCAGGACGTGACGACCGCAGGCCATGTGGTCCAGCGTGAATCCATCGAAGCCGCACAATAA
- a CDS encoding ABC transporter permease, giving the protein MFKAQQSNSTIGSGFSLLGLIYHATVRELRKSHGNAVIGLLLNMLQVVILVFTFYIMFGVLGLRGSAVRGDFLLYIMSGIFLFLTHTKAMSAVFGAEGPTSAMMKHAPMTTAISISAAALSALYIQLLSMIVVLYLYHAAFTPITIYDWVGAMGMVFLSWFTGAAIGMVLLAAKPWAPDVVRVIHQIYSRANMIASGKMFLANTLPHKMLVLFNWNPLFHTIDQARGFTFINYNPHFSSWHYALYVGLALMMIGLMGEFYTRQYASVSWGAKR; this is encoded by the coding sequence ATGTTCAAAGCGCAACAGAGTAATTCAACGATCGGGTCGGGCTTCAGTCTTCTGGGGCTGATCTATCACGCGACCGTCCGCGAGCTGCGCAAAAGCCACGGAAACGCGGTCATCGGGCTTTTGCTCAATATGCTGCAGGTGGTGATCCTCGTCTTCACCTTCTACATCATGTTCGGTGTGCTGGGGCTGCGCGGCAGCGCGGTGCGGGGCGATTTCCTTCTGTATATCATGAGCGGGATCTTCCTGTTCCTGACCCATACCAAGGCGATGAGCGCGGTCTTCGGGGCAGAGGGCCCGACCTCGGCGATGATGAAGCACGCACCGATGACGACTGCGATCTCGATCTCGGCGGCGGCCCTGAGCGCGCTTTATATCCAGCTGCTCTCGATGATCGTGGTGCTTTATCTCTACCATGCCGCTTTCACTCCGATCACTATCTATGATTGGGTAGGGGCGATGGGGATGGTGTTTCTGAGCTGGTTCACCGGCGCCGCCATCGGCATGGTCCTGCTGGCGGCAAAACCCTGGGCTCCCGATGTCGTGCGGGTCATCCACCAGATCTATTCCCGCGCCAATATGATCGCCTCGGGCAAGATGTTTCTGGCCAATACCCTGCCGCATAAGATGCTGGTCCTGTTCAACTGGAATCCGCTCTTTCACACGATCGATCAGGCGAGGGGCTTTACCTTCATCAATTACAACCCGCATTTCTCGAGCTGGCACTACGCACTCTATGTCGGGCTGGCGCTTATGATGATCGGGCTGATGGGCGAATTCTATACACGCCAATATGCGTCGGTCTCTTGGGGAGCCAAGCGTTAA
- the cysQ gene encoding 3'(2'),5'-bisphosphate nucleotidase CysQ yields the protein MDYEKLVPTMRKLALEAGDRIMEIYDGPDFEIKSKSDDSPVTAADEAADKIISDGLRAAFPDVALVTEEQATSHNLEVSTFLIVDPLDGTKEFIKRRGEFTVNIAYVENGVPKAGIVYAPAIKRLFYTLADGRSVEEKGSFDKDQPGELSPIAVSTPDNRALMVVASKSHRDQATDDYIGQYGVKDMTSAGSSLKFCLVATGEADLYPRLGPTMEWDTAAGDAVLRGAGGLMVTFDEHKTFVYGKDGFRNPFFIAYAPGVLLVK from the coding sequence ATGGATTATGAAAAGCTCGTTCCCACCATGCGCAAGCTGGCGCTCGAAGCCGGTGACCGAATCATGGAAATCTATGATGGCCCCGATTTCGAGATCAAATCCAAATCCGATGACAGCCCTGTCACGGCGGCGGATGAAGCGGCCGACAAGATCATCTCGGACGGGCTGCGCGCGGCCTTCCCCGATGTAGCGCTGGTGACCGAAGAGCAGGCTACAAGCCATAATCTGGAGGTTTCGACCTTCCTCATCGTCGATCCGCTCGACGGCACTAAAGAGTTCATCAAACGTCGCGGCGAGTTCACCGTAAATATTGCCTATGTCGAGAATGGCGTGCCGAAGGCGGGTATTGTCTATGCGCCTGCCATCAAGCGTCTCTTCTATACGCTGGCCGATGGGCGCTCGGTCGAGGAGAAGGGCAGCTTCGACAAGGATCAGCCGGGCGAGTTGAGCCCGATTGCCGTCTCCACCCCCGATAACCGCGCTCTGATGGTCGTGGCCTCAAAATCGCACCGCGATCAGGCCACCGACGACTATATCGGCCAGTATGGCGTGAAGGACATGACCTCGGCGGGCTCCTCGCTGAAATTCTGCCTGGTGGCCACAGGCGAGGCAGATCTCTATCCGCGCCTCGGCCCGACTATGGAATGGGATACGGCGGCAGGTGACGCGGTCCTGCGCGGCGCGGGTGGCCTCATGGTCACCTTCGACGAGCACAAGACCTTCGTCTATGGCAAGGACGGCTTCCGCAATCCCTTCTTCATCGCCTATGCTCCGGGCGTTCTGCTGGTAAAATAA